CGCCCACAATATAGCTAAGCGGCAGGCTCCCTAACGCCACCTCGTGATGGTATTCGGCGCTTGCGCCCATATAGTCACGCTGATAGCCCAAGCGACTACTGCCCACAAATGGAAGTTGCTGTTCAAAGCTACGTTTAGCAATAAATCCCTTGAGATACAGCTCACCATCACCTACCGCTAAGTCTTCGTACTGCAGGCCAAATAGCTGCTGATCGACGCTTTGCCGCGCATCCAGCGCAATCGAATTGGGCGCGGCCTGATCCCGCCCAGCGGCAACTTCACGGGCATTAAGCGCACCGGGGTCTTCCGAACGGGGGTTATCCAACAGATTAATAATCGCGGTCATCGCCCGTTCGCTGCCTAGCTCTCGACGTAATTTTGCATTCAGCAAATACTTCTCGGTTGAGCTTTGTTCGCGATAGCCATCAACATTAAGCGCCGTCAGACTGATATGGTGCGACCAATCGCCCTGTACACCACCATTTTGCAGTGCCACTTTTTGATAGCCATCGCTACCTGCGCCCATCCGCAGCCTTGTACCAGGATTATCACGTCCATCGGCAGTGGTCACATCAATCACTCCGCCAGACGCATTGCCATAAAGCACTGAAGACGGCCCACGGATAACCTCAATGCGCTCGGCGCTATCTAAATCAATGGCATCCAACTGCGCCTGGCCATCCGGAAGCGTGTAAGGAATGCCATCCACCATGACGGTAATCCCACGCACGCCAAATGGGGCACGCGCGCCAAAGCCGCGAATAGCAATTCGCTGCCCTTGAGCGAAATTATCGCGGTTTTGTAAAAACACACCCGGCACTCGGTTAAGCGCTTCATCCAACCTCACCCGCTGCTGACCTTGGGCAATCTCTTCACGCTCCAAGGTAGAAATGGCCGCTGGCGTGGCATACAGCTCGCGGGCTAAACGCGGGGCGCTCACCTCTACTGTAGCCAGCACAGTCTCTTCGCTGCTGGGTGCCTGCGCCCACACAGGGCTGGCTAAAACGACACTCGCAAGTAGCAGTGATGGCGGCAAGGTGTGAGTCATGGCGTCCTTTCCTATTCAGTATTCGGCGGGGTTTTGTAGACACATTTGGTTAGGCATGTGAACGATAAAGAAGGAACAGCATAATACCTAAGTCGTATTGGTTCGCTAAGCGTAACTGTTGTGACTACACTTACAGTAGTACCAGCAACGCATTGTTATCAAAGCAGCAATCAGAACACTGACTATGTAAGCAAAGGAGGCTTCATGGCATTTACCGCGACGGATCCGATTAAGATGATTTTTGCCGTTATTCTGCCCCCATTAGGGGTGTTTTTTGAGGTCGGTTTCAAAGGACATTTCTGGCTGAATATCATTCTGACGCTGTTTGGCTTTGTGCCAGGCATCATTCATGCGTTTTATGTCATATTGAAACACTAGGCATATCCTGAAGCACTAATGCACTTTTTTGCACCGATTTAACAAACACCGCCTTGCTGAACACAAGGTGGTGTTTGTCTTAAGTGGCCATGCATTGCTCACCGAATTTCCCTGGTCACTCAGTTATGCATGCAAGCGGCGGTGTAAGGCTCGCACTTGCTCATCCAGCCCAGGGATTGGGCCATCAACAGCCAAACCAGGCACTACCTCATTAATCGTTAGCGTGGCGACAGGCGGTGGCGCTACACCAAGTTCAGCTAGCCAAGCGCCCAATTGTTCAGAAGAACTTACGTAAACGATACGACCTAGCCCTACCCATCCATGGGCCGCCGCACACATAGGGCAGTGCTCTCCAGAGGTATATACGGTCGCTTTCGCACGCTCTTCAGGCGTCATGTGATTTGCTGCCCAGCGGGCCAGCGAAAACTCTGGGTGTTGAGTGGAATCGCCACCGGCAATGCGATTGCGGTCCTCGGCTAATACCTCGCCTTCGGCATTAACCAGCACGCTACCAAATGGCTCATCTCCGGCATTTAAAGCCTCCTCTGCCAAGACCACAGCGCGCTTTAGGTAGGCCAATTCGTATTCGGCAATCATAGAATTCTCCTTGTTTTGATAATGTGCCTTACCGGCAGTGGGTGTCGTTTCAAAGATGCTTTGCCAAAGATACCATTTCTAACATTGACGATCTGGCTCACCGTAAAGCACCTAAGCGCCTGGAAAATGGGGTGTAAATAGCCATTATTCTGGCACCGCCCTCAGAAAATATTCATAAAAGGCTTTGACCCGAAGGGAAAATCATGTCACTGTAGCGTCAGTTGGTTAGCAAGCAGCATGGTTTCAGAAGTGTACGATCTATTTCGGCAGCCTGATATTGTATTCCTTGTTTCACCCGCTACTTTTCATCTGGGTAATACCAGG
This genomic window from Halomonas sp. TD01 contains:
- a CDS encoding YqaE/Pmp3 family membrane protein, producing the protein MAFTATDPIKMIFAVILPPLGVFFEVGFKGHFWLNIILTLFGFVPGIIHAFYVILKH
- a CDS encoding TonB-dependent receptor family protein, giving the protein MTHTLPPSLLLASVVLASPVWAQAPSSEETVLATVEVSAPRLARELYATPAAISTLEREEIAQGQQRVRLDEALNRVPGVFLQNRDNFAQGQRIAIRGFGARAPFGVRGITVMVDGIPYTLPDGQAQLDAIDLDSAERIEVIRGPSSVLYGNASGGVIDVTTADGRDNPGTRLRMGAGSDGYQKVALQNGGVQGDWSHHISLTALNVDGYREQSSTEKYLLNAKLRRELGSERAMTAIINLLDNPRSEDPGALNAREVAAGRDQAAPNSIALDARQSVDQQLFGLQYEDLAVGDGELYLKGFIAKRSFEQQLPFVGSSRLGYQRDYMGASAEYHHEVALGSLPLSYIVGVDVARQEDERFRNRVNAQGVVGEQLAKETQTATANGVFAQGDLTLSEQLTLSLGARFDRVALDVDDTFLADGDQSGKRTFNEWSGSAGLSYRYRPQHQAYVNTGTAFETPTFSEFANPTGGGFNPAVEPQKAWNREIGLRGYIEPLAMDYDLALFSVRVRDELVPYDEGGRTFYQNAGDTNRDGLELALGWQLADHWRLNSALTLARYEFDKFATPSERFDGNRIPGLPEQTWVNQLTWENLDQRFATLETEYIGDLVADNANATEVDSYWLLNLRIGDGWQLSEGTRLSAYLGLRNVLDEEHYANVRLNGTFGRFYEPALGRSVYGGVELSF
- a CDS encoding nucleoside deaminase yields the protein MIAEYELAYLKRAVVLAEEALNAGDEPFGSVLVNAEGEVLAEDRNRIAGGDSTQHPEFSLARWAANHMTPEERAKATVYTSGEHCPMCAAAHGWVGLGRIVYVSSSEQLGAWLAELGVAPPPVATLTINEVVPGLAVDGPIPGLDEQVRALHRRLHA